In Microbaculum marinisediminis, the genomic stretch CGCCGCGCGGCAAGGATCCCACGTGCGTGGTCCGGAATCGGATGTTGGCCATCAACCACTCCTTCTTTGACTTCTGGATTCGCGCGCCTGCCACATCACGCAGGCTCCAACCGGATCACGCATCAGCGGGCGCATCCAGAAGGACCGCCATCAGCAAGGCGGGTTCGGGGGACAGGTTCTCCCAGGCGTGGTTCGTCTGGCGCTGAATGACGACGTCGAACGGCTCGAGGATGGTCTCGTCTTCATCGAGCACGAGCTTCACCCGCCCCTTGAGGAGGATGATGTAATCGAGTGAATCCGTCTTGTGCATGCTGGGATGGCGTGCATTGGCGATCCGCGCCGATCCGGCCCCCATGGCCTCGAAGACGTCGTGCGCCGCGGCCTGGCCTTCCGCATCATTGTCGAGACTGCCGGCCGGCGGAAGCTGGAAGAACCGGAATATGTTTCCGCCGCCGGACGGCGCGAGTACGACAGGCTGGTCGGCGCCATCCTCCACGGAAAGATCGGGTGTCGGCGACGACGTGACCCACAGGTTCGACAGGCCCCTGTGGGGCGCGGTCTCGACGGCATGCGGGCTTGGGCCATCCGAGAGTATTCTCGACCGACCTTCAGCGGTTGTTTCCGTGATGATCCGCCGGACCGGAACTAGCATTTCGCGATTCTCCTCTCTGTTTCGTTCAACGCACGTAGTCACTCGAGCCTCCGCTGATTGCCGAGGTCGGATGCCCCGATCGCCGTTTCGATCCGGGCAGGCAAGGTATCAAGGATCGGAAGCTCAGCCAGTCTGGACACGATGTGGAACTGGGTCGGCATCTGTTCCCAGTTGGCCCTGACAAAAGCGAACGTCGCGGTCGCCGTCTGCGTGGCAACAACGCGCCGATGCGTCGCGACATTGGGCGAAAGGCAGGCATAGGCACAGTCTGCCTCGTCCAAGGCGCCTGTCCGAGGAATGTACTTGTAATGGAGCACCCCGTCGCTCGGCGGCGGCGCGGCCGGCGCTTGCGCGGCGTCCTCGATCCCCTCGAGGCTCATGCGGAAGAAGGGAAATCCCATCCAGGACGCAGTGACCTCGGCGGTCCGGCCGACGCGACGCGGTGCCGAGATCTCTGCGGGAAGCTTCGCATACCCGAGTTCCTCACGGCCGCTCAGAATCGGATCGGCGAGATTCTCCCACAGAACCGACAGGAACTGCCCACGCGCGGTGTCCCGCTGCCCCCTGTAACCCGCCTTCAGATAGACGCCGAGCAAACGATAGCCGCGTCCGGCAAGCCACGCGAGTTCGGTCAGTTCGGTATAGCGGACCTCGACCTCGGGATCGCCGTCCAGATAGAAGCCCGGCGGCAAAAGCGGCTCGAGCGCGTCTCGCGTCGACAGGAATCGGACGCTCGCGGTGTAGCTTCGCGGTCCCGTCGTCCAGTCATGCGGCTTCCCGTCGGGGCCCTGCCGCGGGCCGGGCATGGGCCCGAAGCCATACGGCATGCGAAAGATCGTGCCTTGGGTCATTCCGTCTGCCCGATCTATCAAAGGAGCGCCAGTGAAAGGATGGGGAACAGCGTCAGGATAATCAGCCGGACGATGTCGGAGGCGACGAAGACCGATACGCCCCTGAAGATCGTGCCAAGCGACAGGTTGTCCGCGACTCCCTTGATCACGAACACGTTCAGGCCGATCGGCGGCGTGATCATGCCCAGTTCGATGACCACGATGTTGACGATCGCCCACCAGATCGGGTCGTAGCCCAGCGCCGTGACAAGCGGCAGGACGAAAGGAAGGGTGATCAGCATCGCCGACACCGTCTCGAACACGGCGCCGAGCGCGAGATACATCAGCAGGAGCGCGAAAATGATCACCAGCGGCGGCACATCCAGCGCGCCGATCGCTGTCACGATCGCGGCCGGCGCACCGGTGATCGTGAAGAAGTAGGAGAAGATCGAGGCGCCGAAGATGATCAGATAGATCACGGCCGTGTTGGCTGCCGTCTCGCCGAGCGCGCCCAGAAAGGTGGTCCAGGTCAGACGCCGGCGGAACAAGGCGAGCAGGAACGCAAACATCGCGCCGACGGCGGCCGCTTCGTTGACGGTGAAGACGCCGCCGTAAATGCCGCCGATAACCGCCGATAGCAGAACGATGACCGCCCAGCTGTCGCGCAGCACGATCAGCCGCTCGCGCCAGCTCGTCCTCTCTCCGGCAGGCCCGGCATCCGGGTTGTAGCGGGTGTAGAGGGCAATCGTCAGCCCGTGGAGTACGACGGCGAGTATGGCCGGGATGACCGCGGCCATGAAGACGTCGAGGATCGGGACGCGCGCCAGGACCGCATAGATGATCATGATGATGGACGGCGGCACGAGCGCGCCGAGCGTTCCGCCCGCGGCGATGCATCCGGCGGCGAAGGACGGCGCGTAGCCGCGCTGGAGCATCTGCGGAAGGGCGACCCGCCCGAAGGTCGCGGCCGTTGCGGGTGACGATCCGCATACGGCGCCGAACAGGGCACACCCGCCCATCGTTGCCATGGCCAGGCCACCGCGCCGATGCCCGATGAATGCGTAGGCGAGCCGGTAGATCTCCGCCGACAGCCCACCCGCGGTGGCGAAACTGCCCATCAACAGGAACAGCGGAATTACGGCGAACTCGAAGTTCTGAATGATGCCGACAGGCTCGGAGACGAGGATGCTGAGCGCCGGCTTCACCCCGTCATAGAAGGCGTAACCGAGAAAGCCGGTCATCGCCATGGCGATCCCGATCGGGACCTTCGCCACGATCATCAGGAACATGCAGCCGATGCCGATCAGGGCGATGGTAATGGGATCCATCACGCCGCACCTTTCTTCACGGCCGGGCTGTGGCGGAACAGACGGGCGACATCGACGAAGACCACCAGGATCTGCACCGGGATGCAGAGGAAGAACAGCGCCGTGACGACGATCCACCAAGGCGCGATCGGCACTTCCAGAATGAACGAGGTCTCACCGCTCTCGAGCAGCTCACCGCAATAGACGGCGAGCTGCCAGGCGAGAAGCGCGAAGAAGGCGAGCGTGACAATGCCGGCAACGACGTCGAGAACCTGTTCGACCTTGGCTGGAAGAAGTTCGGCCAGGAACGTCACCTGGATATTCTGCCGGCTCGCCAGTGCCGCGGGGAAACAGGCAGCCATCGTCACCGAGATGAAGAGTGTCGAAAGATCGTAGACCCCTGCGATCGGTGCGTTGAGCAGCCACCGCGACAGCACGTCGACAAGCGTCGCGGTGGCAACGATCAGCAGTCCGATCAGACCGATGAGGGCGATGCCCCGGGTGAGGCGGACATTCGCGTCTTGTATGCGGTCGAGATTCATCCGCCTCGGTCTCGTAGGAGGAGCCGCCAGATTACTCGGCGCGGATGGCTTCGAGTTGCTCGATCAGCGCCTGATGGAGTTCTTCACCCTTGTCATGTTCGGCCGTCCACGCGTTGACGCAGGTCGACACGGCTTCCGCCCAGTCCTTCCTGTCCTGCTCGGACGGCTCGACAACGGTCTGGTCGGGATCGTCGATGGTCTGCTGGACCAGTTTGGCGTTTTCCGCATCCATCGCCGCGCCGAAGATGCGTGCGAGCGCCTCGCCGCCCTTCTCGCGCATCACCGCCTGGACATCTTCGGGCAGCGCATCGAACGTCTCGCGCGTCATGATGAAGCCGAAGGGAAGCGATCCGAGCACGTTGTGATAGTGGTGATCCGTGGCGCCGGCGACACCGAAGGCGTGCAGCGCCGCATAGTGCATCGGCGTTGCGTCGATGACGCCGCGGCTAAGGCTTTCCGGGATCTTCGAGATCGGCATGCCGACCGGCACCGCGCCAATGGCCTCGACGCACTGCTGCTCCAGCTTGCCGGCGATGCGGATCTTCTTGCCCTTCAAGTCCGCCATGGTCTCGATCGGGAACGTACCGTGGATCGAGTACGGCGCTGTCGTGAACATTCCCAGGACCTCGAAGTCCTCGTAACCGCGCAGATTCCCGCCCTCGAGCAGGCGCCAGAAGGCAACCGACCCTTCGGTCGCATTTGCCGAGGTGTCCGGCAGTTCGATCACGGCATTGTCGGGGAACAGGCCCGGGTTATAGGCGGGAATGATGAAGGCGATGTCGGCGACGCCGTCTTTCAGCATCTTGATCTGCTTGGAGCCGTCGCGGCCCAGAGTGCCGCCTGGAAACATCTGGATGTTCACCTTGCCGTCGGTGGCCTCCATGACCGCCTCGGCCCAGGGCTTCATGGCTTCCTGGTAGGTGATCTCCTGCTCCGGCGTGAAAACGGCGAATTTCAGATCGATTGTTTCCTGGGCGCCGACTGCGCTCGCCCAGAGCGCGGCCGCGGTTCCGATTGCAAATGCGGGTTTCAGCATGGCGTCTCTCCCTTGTCCCATCGTGCAATTTCCCAATCCGCTATACCGGCTGCCGGGGAATGTCAAATGGATGTTTCAAACAACTGCTTGACCCATCCGGTACGAGACCCTAGAAGGCTTCCCCGACGCCCTGGAAGGACCGATCGATTGGACAAACTTCTTATAAAGTCCGCCTACGTCGCGACGCCGGACGCGGCGCCGAACCTGCGGCCGACCACCAGCGATATCCTGATTGTCGGCGGTCGTATTGCGGCGATTGAACCGGAGATCGCCGTTGCAGGCGCGCGCGTCATCGACGGCAAGGGCGCCATCGCCACGGCCGGCATGATCGACACCCACCGCCATGTCTGGCAGACGGCCATTCGTGGCGTGGCGGCGGACTGGTCGCTCACCGACTATGTCAGGGAAATCAGGGTCGGCTACGCCACAGCCTATACGCCGGACCACGTGTATCTGGCCAATCTCGTCGGCGCTTTGGAGGCGCTCGACACCGGCGTCACGACGGTCTGCGACTACTCCCACATCATGAACAGCCCCGAGCATACGGAAGCCGCGATCCAGGGCCTGACCGATGCCGGGATACGCGGCGTGTTCTGTTACGGCTTCTACGATGTCCCGACGCGCGCGAGGGCTTTCACCGACCACGCGGGACGGCTGGCTCATGCCGAGGAAGTCGTCCGCCGTTTCGATGCCGTCGCTGGCCCCCGCCTGACATTCGGACTGGCCCTGACGGAATTCGGACTTGTCGAGCCGGATCAGACGGCCAGCGAGATCAAGGTCGCGCGGAAGCACGATGCCCTGATCACATTGCATGTGGGAACGTTCGGCTCCCCGCACGGCATCGCCGATCTCGACCGTCACGGCCTGCTCGGCCCCGATATGCTTCATGTGCACGCGAACATGTGCGACGAACGCGAGATCGCGCGAGTGGTGGAGAGCGGGGGCGGATTGTCGATCACGCCGGAAACGGAAATGCAGATGGGCATGGGATTTCCGGTGACCAACCGCCTGCTGAAGGCCGGCGGCGCGCCCAGTATCGGTGTCGATATCGTCTCGCAGAACAGCGGCGACATGCTGACCCAACTGCGCATCGCGCTGCAGACGGCCCGGGCCATCGACAACCAGGCAGTTCTCGATCGCGGGCGCGTCCCCGACGAGGTGAGCCTGAGCGTTCGCGACGCCTTGCGATTTGGAACGGAGTTCGGTGCGGACGCGCTGAAACTGGGCCGCGACGTGGGGCGCCTGAGCGTCGGTGCAATCGCCGATATCGCGCTGTTCGATACCCGCGGCACGAACATGACGCCGATGACCGATCCCGTCTCGATGCTTATGCTGCAATCGCGGCCTGGCGATGTGTCGACGGTTCTCGTCGAAGGCAAGATCGTGAAAGAGAACGGACGGCTCGTTCATGCCGATCTCGACGCCTTGAAAGAGCGCCTGAACGACAGCTTCGGGGAGATCGCGGCCGACGTGGAACAGGCGCGCGATGTGGCGGCGAAGACCGCGGCCGCATATGCGAACGTGGTCAGCAGTGCAGTGAAGCAGGCCGGGCAAAGAACATGATCGACAACACGCAGAGGTCGAACCGCACGGGCGCCGACAAGGGCGACGACGTTACCCGGGCCCGCGTGCTCGACTCGGCTGCCGCCCTGTTTGCCGAAAACGGGATAGACCGCGTAACGACCCGCGCAATCTCCGAAAGAGCCGGCGCGAACGTCGCGGCGGTGAACTACTACTTTGGCGGCAAGGACAATCTGTCCGTCGAGGTCTTTCGACACGTCGCCCGAGAGAGCGCGGAGCGGCGTTTCGCCGGTCTGGACCGCATTCTGGAAAACGCCCGCATCGCCGGAGGCCCGCCGCCGATCCGCGATATCATCGAGGTCTTCGTCGACGCCTATGTCAGCGCCGATGCGCCGCGCAACGGGACATTGCTGGCTCAGCTGGTGCTCAAGCACAGGCTGTCGCCGACACACTGGACCCAGGCCGTCGTGCAGGAGGAACTCGATCCGCTTGCCAAGCGGTTCATATCCGTCCTGTGCCTTGCCGCACCGTATCTCGAAGTTCGGGAGGTGCATTGGCGGTATCACATGATGGCCGGCGCAGTGATCCTCACGATGAGCGATCGGGGCGCCGGAGGTCGGATCGAACGGCTGTCCGAAGGACAGAGCTCGGTCGACGACACGGAGAC encodes the following:
- a CDS encoding TRAP transporter substrate-binding protein, which gives rise to MLKPAFAIGTAAALWASAVGAQETIDLKFAVFTPEQEITYQEAMKPWAEAVMEATDGKVNIQMFPGGTLGRDGSKQIKMLKDGVADIAFIIPAYNPGLFPDNAVIELPDTSANATEGSVAFWRLLEGGNLRGYEDFEVLGMFTTAPYSIHGTFPIETMADLKGKKIRIAGKLEQQCVEAIGAVPVGMPISKIPESLSRGVIDATPMHYAALHAFGVAGATDHHYHNVLGSLPFGFIMTRETFDALPEDVQAVMREKGGEALARIFGAAMDAENAKLVQQTIDDPDQTVVEPSEQDRKDWAEAVSTCVNAWTAEHDKGEELHQALIEQLEAIRAE
- a CDS encoding amidohydrolase family protein, yielding MDVSNNCLTHPVRDPRRLPRRPGRTDRLDKLLIKSAYVATPDAAPNLRPTTSDILIVGGRIAAIEPEIAVAGARVIDGKGAIATAGMIDTHRHVWQTAIRGVAADWSLTDYVREIRVGYATAYTPDHVYLANLVGALEALDTGVTTVCDYSHIMNSPEHTEAAIQGLTDAGIRGVFCYGFYDVPTRARAFTDHAGRLAHAEEVVRRFDAVAGPRLTFGLALTEFGLVEPDQTASEIKVARKHDALITLHVGTFGSPHGIADLDRHGLLGPDMLHVHANMCDEREIARVVESGGGLSITPETEMQMGMGFPVTNRLLKAGGAPSIGVDIVSQNSGDMLTQLRIALQTARAIDNQAVLDRGRVPDEVSLSVRDALRFGTEFGADALKLGRDVGRLSVGAIADIALFDTRGTNMTPMTDPVSMLMLQSRPGDVSTVLVEGKIVKENGRLVHADLDALKERLNDSFGEIAADVEQARDVAAKTAAAYANVVSSAVKQAGQRT
- a CDS encoding TRAP transporter large permease, with protein sequence MDPITIALIGIGCMFLMIVAKVPIGIAMAMTGFLGYAFYDGVKPALSILVSEPVGIIQNFEFAVIPLFLLMGSFATAGGLSAEIYRLAYAFIGHRRGGLAMATMGGCALFGAVCGSSPATAATFGRVALPQMLQRGYAPSFAAGCIAAGGTLGALVPPSIIMIIYAVLARVPILDVFMAAVIPAILAVVLHGLTIALYTRYNPDAGPAGERTSWRERLIVLRDSWAVIVLLSAVIGGIYGGVFTVNEAAAVGAMFAFLLALFRRRLTWTTFLGALGETAANTAVIYLIIFGASIFSYFFTITGAPAAIVTAIGALDVPPLVIIFALLLMYLALGAVFETVSAMLITLPFVLPLVTALGYDPIWWAIVNIVVIELGMITPPIGLNVFVIKGVADNLSLGTIFRGVSVFVASDIVRLIILTLFPILSLALL
- a CDS encoding TetR family transcriptional regulator, whose amino-acid sequence is MIDNTQRSNRTGADKGDDVTRARVLDSAAALFAENGIDRVTTRAISERAGANVAAVNYYFGGKDNLSVEVFRHVARESAERRFAGLDRILENARIAGGPPPIRDIIEVFVDAYVSADAPRNGTLLAQLVLKHRLSPTHWTQAVVQEELDPLAKRFISVLCLAAPYLEVREVHWRYHMMAGAVILTMSDRGAGGRIERLSEGQSSVDDTETLRAELVNFATTAFGPTAD
- a CDS encoding TRAP transporter small permease, giving the protein MNLDRIQDANVRLTRGIALIGLIGLLIVATATLVDVLSRWLLNAPIAGVYDLSTLFISVTMAACFPAALASRQNIQVTFLAELLPAKVEQVLDVVAGIVTLAFFALLAWQLAVYCGELLESGETSFILEVPIAPWWIVVTALFFLCIPVQILVVFVDVARLFRHSPAVKKGAA
- a CDS encoding cupin domain-containing protein; translation: MLVPVRRIITETTAEGRSRILSDGPSPHAVETAPHRGLSNLWVTSSPTPDLSVEDGADQPVVLAPSGGGNIFRFFQLPPAGSLDNDAEGQAAAHDVFEAMGAGSARIANARHPSMHKTDSLDYIILLKGRVKLVLDEDETILEPFDVVIQRQTNHAWENLSPEPALLMAVLLDAPADA
- a CDS encoding acetoacetate decarboxylase family protein, producing MTQGTIFRMPYGFGPMPGPRQGPDGKPHDWTTGPRSYTASVRFLSTRDALEPLLPPGFYLDGDPEVEVRYTELTELAWLAGRGYRLLGVYLKAGYRGQRDTARGQFLSVLWENLADPILSGREELGYAKLPAEISAPRRVGRTAEVTASWMGFPFFRMSLEGIEDAAQAPAAPPPSDGVLHYKYIPRTGALDEADCAYACLSPNVATHRRVVATQTATATFAFVRANWEQMPTQFHIVSRLAELPILDTLPARIETAIGASDLGNQRRLE